One Phragmites australis chromosome 23, lpPhrAust1.1, whole genome shotgun sequence DNA window includes the following coding sequences:
- the LOC133906535 gene encoding uncharacterized protein LOC133906535, with protein sequence MLRSAFPLVSHLPPKKPPPIRPRLPPVRRYASAAATPPPPPPPPPSQLPLPPASAYVHLPFCRKRCHYCDFPIVALGSSSSILSPRGGGEVEDPRITDYVRLLLREVAATCPVSDDGVPLETVFFGGGTPSLVPPRLVAAVLDALRGRFGLSACPEVSIEMDPGTFDAARLRELVGVGVNRVSLGVQAFQEDLLRACGRAHGLKEVHEAVGIVTACEGLQNWSMDLISSLPNQTEEMWEESLRCTVEARPTHVSVYDLQIEQGTKFGQMYTPGVFPLPSDTESANFYKIASKQLSQAGYNHYEISSYCKTGYECKHNLTYWQNRPFYAFGLGSASYINGVRFSRPRRMKEYAEWVQNLEDGTWSHESRSSDMKDLAMDVVMLSFRTAWGLDLRGFSKSFGKSLTLSLCNTFKPFVESGLVVAMDMERQALPPSDFELDVQNEGDFGSRVAFIRLSDPDGFLLSNELISLAFGIISP encoded by the exons ATGCTACGATCCGCCTTCCCGCTCGTCTCTCACCTCCCACCAAAGAAACCGCCCCCAATCCGCCCACGCCTACCACCTGTTCGTCGAtatgcctccgccgccgccacacctccccctccccctccgccCCCGCCGTCCCAGCTGCCTCTCCCGCCAGCCTCCGCCTACGTCCACCTCCCCTTCTGCCGCAAGCGCTGCCACTACTGCGACTTCCCCATCGTCGCGCTCGGCTCCTCCTCGTCCATCCTCTCGCCGCGCGGCGGGGGCGAGGTCGAGGACCCGAGGATCACCGACTACGTGCGCCTCCTGCTGCGCGAGGTCGCCGCGACGTGCCCGGTGTCGGATGACGGCGTGCCGCTCGAGACCGTCTTCTTCGGCGGCGGCACGCCGTCGCTGGTCCCGCCGCGGCTCGTGGCGGCGGTCCTCGACGCGCTGCGTGGCAGGTTCGGCCTGTCGGCCTGCCCCGAGGTGTCCATCGAGATGGACCCCGGCACGTTCGACGCCGCCAGGCTAAGGGAGCTCGTGGGAGTGGGCGTGAACCGCGTGTCGCTCGGCGTGCAGGCATTCCAGGAGGACCTGCTGCGAGCGTGCGGCCGCGCGCACGGGCTGAAGGAGGTGCACGAAGCCGTTGGGATCGTGACGGCCTGCGAAGGGCTGCAGAACTGGAGCATGGACCTCATCTCCTCGCTGCCCAACCAGACCGAGGAGATGTGGGAGGAGAGCTTGAGGTGCACAGTTGAGGCCCGGCCCACGCACGTGTCCGTGTATGATCTGCAGATTGAGCAGGGCACCAAGTTTGGGCAAAT GTATACTCCTGGTGTGTTTCCTCTTCCGAGTGACACTGAGTCTGCAAATTTCTACAAGATCGCTTCGAAACAGCTTTCTCAAGCAGGATATAACCACTATGAAATCAGTAGCTACTGCAAGACGGGATACGAGTGCAAACACAATCTAACATACTGGCAAAACCGGCCATTTTATGCCTTCGGTCTTGGATCAGCAAGCTACATTAATGGTGTCAGGTTCTCCAGGCCCAGAAGAATGAAGGAGTATGCAGAGTGGGTTCAGAACCTGGAAGATGGGACGTGGAGCCATGAGTCTAGAAGCTCTGATATGAAGGACTTGGCAATGGATGTAGTGATGCTATCATTCAGAACAGCTTGGGGGCTAGATTTGCGAGGTTTCAGTAAATCCTTTGGAAAGAGTCTGACGCTATCTCTATGTAACACATTTAAGCCTTTTGTGGAGAGTGGGCTCGTAGTTGCCATGGATATGGAGCGACAAGCCTTACCACCTAGTGATTTTGAGTTGGACGTGCAAAATGAGGGTGATTTTGGAAGCAGAGTTGCGTTCATCCGTCTCAGTGACCCAGATGGATTTTTGTTGTCCAATGAGTTGATTTCACTTGCTTTTGGAATTATCTCACCATAA